The genomic interval ACACCTTGCCATCGTAGGAGGCAGAGGCAATAATAGAGCCGAACTTGGGATGGGCCCAGCTGACCTGCCAAACGGGGCCCTCGTGTCCTCGCAGCGTCTCGACGAGTTTGTGGTTGTCTCCATCAATCTCGAAGAtcttgatggtcttgtcaGACGAACAAGTGGCCAATCGCTTGCCGTAGTAGTCCAGGACGGCGTCGTGGATGAGGTCGTCGTGCGTGTTTCCTATGGTCACCTGGGTTAGCTGATTGCCGGATCATAGCTGTCGTTTCCATACTCACCATTCTGATGGATAGTTAGATATGTCGTGTTCTCACGTTTGAGTTCAGTGATGTGTGTGGTGGGTGTGTCCTTGCATACGGTACTCGTAACCTGTTGTAGGGACAGGAGCGACGCGGGAGGGAGGGACAGGCAATTTCAGTTGACACTCTGACTCAAACCACCATGGGATTAATGTTGGTAATTCACCACTTTCTATCATTCATTTCATCATTCCTCCTACATTGAGGTGTTGTGCAACGTGTACCTGCAAATTAAAGTTGTAAACGTAAGGGATCATCGAAGAGACGTGAGGTCGTGGAAACAAGTAAACACGTAACCACGAGGGAGTGGATGTTGATAGAGAAAGTGGTGGAGAGGTACGAAGAGGTATAAAAAAGCTCTAGGATAACGGAtcagacaaaaaaaaacagctcTAAATCAATAGAAGGGATGGTTCACTATGGCTTGTTGTCAGCTTGAACGAAAGTAAAGTAAAATACTTAACGGTAAACCAACCATTCGCATACTGACGCACAAATAATTTCTGTCAACCGTGAACATATTCTTTTGACCCAAGTATTTCGAATTGGAGGAGAACTAAGAGAGTGAAAGGTTTTCAAAATAAGAGAAAACCCATGGTTTTGGTGTAGCCATTCAATCACGCACTCCTGTCATATCAACCATAGCCATCTCTTACCTCACTCTCCTCCAGTATCCATTTATGTAGAACTCTAATAAGATCTTGCATGATATGACAAACTGACCATTGTTGATACGGCAATCACAGTGGATATGACGAGCCAGTTCAAAAACAGCATCAATGACTACCTGGAAGGTCTTCCGGAGGCAGTACTAACTCGGCTGTACCAGTCTCCGGCCACATGTCTGGCGGTGTTCCGACTGCTACCTGCTCTGGCAAGAACACTCATCATGGGCATGATTTTCAACCCCGATCCCATAGCAGTAGCCGACGTCGACGCTCTGGTGAAGCCTTCAAGTCAGCGACTCAAGCTCGAAACACAGAAGAAACTGCGACTGCTCCACATTTTCACAGAGACCCAGGCCCATATCATCATTAATCCGACATTCAAAAAGAACCTGAGGGCAGCTCTGGTAGGAGGAGACCAGAACATTTCGTTTGGAGTGCCCTGCGACACGGAAGACAAACACAAGGTGGATGTGGCGTTTTTGGATGCTCACGCTGTCTCTCAATGGGAGATGATCTTACATTTTATGGTCGGAACGTCGATTGGAAGAACACCCAGTGATGGAGTGCTCAACCTGCTGAAGCACAGTGGACTTATGGAACCCGAACGGGGAGGACTGAGAATCACCAATGCAGGATTCCAGTTCTTGCTACAGGATGTAAATGCTCAGATTTGGACACTGTTGCTCCAGTATCTCAACATGTCCGAGTATCTGCAGATGGATCCTGTAGACGTGCTCAACTTCATTTTCATGCTAGGTTCTCTCGAGCTAGGCCAGGACTACTCGCTCAGTGCACTCTCcgagacacagaaacacatGCTGGAGGATCTGCGGGATTACGGTATCGTCTACCAGCGAAAAGCATCGTCTAGACGATTCTATCCTACGCGACTGGCTACTACTCTGACATCAGAAACGGCTGCACTTAGAACAGCCAGTCAGAGCATGGAAGCAGCTACACAAGACACAATTTCGTCTTCTGTTGCTGCCGACTCTGGATTTATCATTCTGGAAACTAATTTCAGACTCTACGCCTACACAGAGTCTCCACTACAGATCGCAGTACTGAACCTTTTTGTCAATCTTAAGACACGATTTGCAAACATGGTTACCGGTCAGATCAACCGAGACTCGGTTCGATTTGCGCTCTCAAACGGTATTACTGCCGAACAAATCATCACATATCTCTCTGTTCATGCACACCCACGTATGAAGGGGATGGAACACGTTCTTCCCCCTACTGTGGTGGATCAGATCAAACTGTGGCAACTTGAGATGGACAGAATCCGAGCCACCGACGGTTACTTGTTCTCCGAGTTCAAAAACTTtgacgagtacaaggaTGTCTCCACTTatgccaaggagctgggcGTTCTCTTGTATGAGAATCCTGGAAAGCGAAAGTTCGTGTCTACGCTTGCTGGTTCTCAGCAGATTGTTGAGTTTGTCAAACGACGAAATCAAAAGCACCGTAGCTCCGCAAACTGACCAACTAGAAATTGACCATCAAAACCATAGCATATAATAGATCGCACTAATAAAACAAGCGATGTCAACGTTGAAGTTATTCAATCCATACTATATACTGCCCAGACATTTCCTTCATTAAAGCCCATAAGCGGAGGAAAAAGCACTGTCAATATAGACAGTGACAGCATCGCTGGACCCGTCGGGGCTGAGTCGCTCGGACTTTGCCAAGTCTCGCACTAGCTCGTCCAGTTTGGTAGATTCACCCTCAAGCTCAGCGACAGAGCTGTTCATGAGGAAGCCGGTGACAAGGTCGTCGACGCCGGCAGCAAGCTTATAAATACGGGAGTTGACACTTACAAGTCTGTCCTTGGAAGTGGCATCAGCATCAGCCTTGCATAGAGACGAGTATCGTGATGCCAGAGCCTGAACGAGCTTGAATAGGGTAATGAGCTTTGCATGCCACTTCTCAGCCAAAGCAACAATTTCGTCGCTTCGGGAAGTAGGGGCagcgggagcagcaggttctGCCTCGTCATCAGTGTCTTCATAGTCGTCCAGTCCAAAGGGatcatcatcttcgtcaTCAGCATTATCCAGCcactccttgagctcgttaACAGCATCAGTCATGACCAAACAGGTCTCCTTGAGACGTCTCTTGGCGACGTCCAAGAATGGGGTCTTGCAGAACTCCTGGACGGCGTTGCAGTATTTCCAGGTCTGAGCTACTCGAATCAGTTGCTTGGAGTATGCTTCAGCAGCAATCTGTTCCTCTTGCTCCTCAGCAGACAGTTCGGGGCCCTTgacttcctcctccacagtgAGGTTGCCAATTGCATCAGTCACTTCGTCGTCACTGTCACCTACAGGCACGTTATCAAGCATAGTCTGGGCAGCCTTACTATCCATCTTCAGAAGAGACTGGACAACACGGCTGAAAGTCGAAATACCACCACAGACATCTCTAAGCTTAATACGAAGCTCCTTTTGCATCAATTCGTGAGCATCACTACTGTcagacagagacacaaagTTCTGATACTCTCCAGTGAAGGCTGGCAACACCTTACGCAGATCAGAAACAGTATGAACAGCAATGTCCACGGACACAGGGGGCTTGAAGGCCACACCACACTTGGTCATGTGGGCATGGCACAATTTCGCTAGGTCGCTGACGGTGGCGAAAATCTGCTCATCGGTCTTgtcggtcttcttctccacactcttggtctccttcCACACGATATCTGTTGCTGCGAGATCCTCATCGAGCTGTGTGAGCTCGGCAaacagcttgttgagcttctctGTGTCGGGGTTGTCGGGCTTGAGTGCCGCCTTGGGCTTAGCGGGCCGTCTTTTGTTTCTAGGAAGGACCATGATCGTGTAATGTTAGTCTCCAAACGGGTTGATCAAATAAATTTCAATCTAGGTTTTCTTGCAGGAGATGGTGATATGGCCAGTATGTACAAAGGCGGTGGGTTCTTCTCGCTATAAGAGATTCTGTTGCCACTACAGTAATACCGATGCATCATGTAAcctgtaccggtacttaTAGAACTTCACGATTCAAACGCCCTACTACAGTAAGAACATGACCGGCTCGTACTCTCATATCAACTCACATCAAGTAATTACAGCATACAGTCTCGTCAACTTATAGTAGAGAAAATTGGCTACAACCATAACACACGCTCTTGACTATCATATTACAATACCAAACACCATCAGAGTAAATCAAACAACAAAAGGCTGCGTAAAACACATAATTCTCTTTATCCGCATCTATCAACACTGCCTTCGCCACTTTGCCACCACTTATTGTACATCCAAATATAAGCCAAATATAAGCAGACCTTAATCGCTCTCCAAACCTCCCAACACACCTCCTATCGAGAGTTTATcaacacatcaccacattGTACTACAGCGACACACGCCAAAATGGATGAGGATCTAATCAAGACCGTTAACCGTCTTCAGGTGAGTATTACGAGATGATATTAACGGGACATATTTCGAAGAAGAGACATGTGACACGGAGCTGGATATTGTGTTGTGCCAATCACCAACATGTGCAACTGTAACGTACACCTGGCATAATTCGATGACAAGACTCAACACAGAGGGCGACGATGGGCTGGACACAGAGGTTATGTCGTGGAAATTAACATTATTACGAACGATGTGATGTTCCGAGGCTTCTACCTACTGATCACAGTCAAGATGGTTCTCCGTAATCTGTGCATAGCTAGCAGAATGTCTACCGTGCACCCCCACCCCCACGACCTACAAGCTCGCCACATAAACAGCTACTAACCCAGGACGCATTCGCCACACTCGGAACTACTGTCAACCCTATTGATCTGCCTCAGATCACTGTGGTGGGCTCGCAATCGTCCGGAAAGTCGTCAGTGTTGGAGAACATTGTCGGCCGAGACTTCCTGCCCCGAGGAACGGGAATTGTCACCCGGCGGCCCCTTGTGCTCCAGCTGACCAACAAACCCGACTCGGAAGAGTACGGAGAGTTCCTGCATCTTCCCGGCAAAAAGTTCACCGACTTCAACGAGATCCGAAACGAAATTGCCAAGGAAACCGATAAGGTCACCGGGTCCAACGCAGGCATCTCATCGTCACCCATCAACTTGCGAATCTACTCGCCCAAGGTGCTTACCCTGACTCTGGTTGATCTACCCGGTCTCACAAAGGTCCCTGTTGGAGATCAGCCCAAGGACATTGAGCGACAGATCAAGGAAATGGTTCTGGGATTTATTTCCAAGCCCAATGCTATCATTCTGTCCGTCACTGCTGCTAACACCGATTTGGCCAACTCTGACGGTCTCAAGCTCGCCCGAGAAGTCGATCCCGAGGGAACCCGAACCATTGGTGTTCTTACCAAGATTGATCTTATGGACCAAGGCACAGACGTCATCGATATTTTGGCTGGCCGAGTTATTCCTCTCAGATACGGATACGTTCCCGTAATTAACCGAGGCCAGAAGGACATTCAGTCCAACAAGAACATTAGCGCTGCTCTAGAGTACGAGAAGAACTTTTTTGAGGGCCACCCCTCGTACCGAGCCAAGGCTCAGTTCTGCGGAACCCCCTTCCTTGCTCGAAAGCTGAACATGATCCTGCGACACCACATCAAGTCACAGCTCCCTGATATCAAGAGCAAGATTCACAGCACTCTTGCGAAGTATCAGAGCGAGCTTTCTGCCCTGGGAGGTGACGATATGCTTGGATCTCCCTCCAACATCGttctcaacctcatcaCTGAGTTCTCCAATGAGTTCCGAACCAACCTGGATGGTAACTCTCAGGACCTGTCTACCAGTGAGCTGTCTGGAGGTGCTCGAGTCTCGTTTGTCTTCCACGAGCTCTACGCCAATGGTATTAAGGCTATTGATCCCTTTGACCAGGTTCGAGACGTTGATATTCGAACCATTCTGTACAACTCCTCTGGTTCTTCTCCTGCCCTGTTTGTGGGTACCGAGGCCTTCGAGGTGATTgtcaagcagcagatcaAGCGGTTTGAGGAGCCCTCTCTGAAGTGTGTCGCTCTTGTCTACGACGAGCTAGTTAGAATTGCTCAGCTGTGTCTTACTCGTCCTGGTATGAAGCGATAccccaagctcaaggatCAGATCTTCACTCTGGTTGTCTCTTTCCTCAAGCAGGCTCTCCTCCCTACCAACACTCTTGTTTCTGACATTGTTTCTGCTGAAGCCTGTTACGTCAACACTGGTCACCCCGACTTCATTTCCGGCCACACCGCGCTCTCTCTTATCCACGACAAACACCATCCCGCACCAAAGACTGAGGTGATCACCGGCAAGAACAAGCGAGGATCTCCTGCACCTACACAGACTGCACAGCCCCCTAAGGATGAATCGAAGGAGGGCGGTTTCTTCGGCTCGTTCTTCTCttccaagaacaagaagaagatggctGAGATGGAGGCTCCTCCTGCCGTTCTCAAGGCTTCTGGTACTCTGAACGAGAAGGAGTCCATGGAGACAGATGTTATCAAGCTCCTCATCACGTCGTACTTCAACATTGTGCGACGAACCATGAACGATTTAGTGCCGAAGGTGATTACTCTTAACCTGGTCAAGCATTCCAAGGACTTGttgcagaaggagctgctccagaagctcTACCTAAATGAGAAGCTCGACGATCTGCTACAGGAGAGTGATTTTACCGTCCAGCGACGAGACGAATGCAAAAAGATGGTGGACAGTTTGTCCCAGGCAGCAGAAATCGTCGCTTCTGTATAATtagacaagtacaagtagagaaAAGTCTTATAGTAATGTTATGATGAATCAATGAATCGGGTGGAGGTACCGTACAATTACCGCAGTACCATATACAACACCAGAAAGATGCAGAGTTTATcgcaagtacaagtacatacagtacaagtagtacaaAGTGCAAatgctcgtactcgtacaggACGTGCAGAGAGCGGGATCAAGTTGGCTCGTATATTATTGCCACGCTTTCAAGCTCCCAGACCCAACAAGGTTGTATACATACAATAAACCGCTTGTTCATATTCCACTTGTTTGCATTGGAAGCAAGTGAGTGGTGTGATATTAAAGCTGCTAAAGAACTATCTGTCTCCGAATGACGATTTTTCAGTCACGTTACCCGAAGGTTCTTCGGCGGGTCTCTCGGGGCCAGGGGGGAGACGAGAAGATTTTTTCCGATTTCATTTGCTTATTTTAATCCAATTCTTCATTTGCGTTTCTGACCGGCTGTATGTTGACGTAATCGCTAATCGGGATTGTCTGCAAAGGTCTTCCTGAACACTGGCGACGCATCGATGCGTCGGGTTGTGTGGTTATTTCAAGACCGCGCAGCATCTCGATGCGGGGCCATCTCGTATTAGCAGTTACACTGCCTTCTATAAAACGTTCCATACATGTCATAATCGGTCTTTCGGGCGTGATAGACATGCCGGCTGAGCCTATACAGCTTTCGACTTGAAGATTGTTCTAAAAATATTGTAAGGTTTGGCCCAAATTGAAGAGAGAGCGGGTGTTGGTGGAAGCGAGCAAAACTCTGTTTGGACCTTCTGGCAGGTGGAAGACCTAGGTTTATAGGTGGGGTTGTAAAGCGGATAACAGTAAGCAGAGTGGATCGATAAGGAATGGGAGCGACAGATATAGTGTAGTAATTTTTCTAGCATACAAATACGATAGATGCATCCTCTGATATGAATTCCCTTGTTCGCAGTGTTGTTCATGTGTTACTCCACTGCACAGCCGTGCGTGCACTATCCTTGTGGCTGTGTTTTGCTGTGCGTCTGGGACTGCATAAAAATCAGTCCCTAGTCTACCTTTGGAACGAACCCTCTGAAGAttatcgtacttgtactcgaACTTGCACTCGCACACTTCTCATCCAAACGTCGTCAATTACACTGCAACTATCACCACTCAGTTACAGTCAAAGAGAGAGTTTTACCACTATCAGCCAGACCACAAGTCATCAAAACTTCAGATACACACTAAATCGTCATCACACATCTGAACTAGGATCATCGACCTACTGTAGTCAGCGACACCACTTGTATTACGACACAATActacaacacacacacacacacacacacacaatgggCATC from Yarrowia lipolytica chromosome 1F, complete sequence carries:
- a CDS encoding uncharacterized protein (Compare to YALI0F30217g, highly similar to uniprot|Q8X230 Emericella nidulans VpsA GTPase) gives rise to the protein MDEDLIKTVNRLQDAFATLGTTVNPIDLPQITVVGSQSSGKSSVLENIVGRDFLPRGTGIVTRRPLVLQLTNKPDSEEYGEFLHLPGKKFTDFNEIRNEIAKETDKVTGSNAGISSSPINLRIYSPKVLTLTLVDLPGLTKVPVGDQPKDIERQIKEMVLGFISKPNAIILSVTAANTDLANSDGLKLAREVDPEGTRTIGVLTKIDLMDQGTDVIDILAGRVIPLRYGYVPVINRGQKDIQSNKNISAALEYEKNFFEGHPSYRAKAQFCGTPFLARKLNMILRHHIKSQLPDIKSKIHSTLAKYQSELSALGGDDMLGSPSNIVLNLITEFSNEFRTNLDGNSQDLSTSELSGGARVSFVFHELYANGIKAIDPFDQVRDVDIRTILYNSSGSSPALFVGTEAFEVIVKQQIKRFEEPSLKCVALVYDELVRIAQLCLTRPGMKRYPKLKDQIFTLVVSFLKQALLPTNTLVSDIVSAEACYVNTGHPDFISGHTALSLIHDKHHPAPKTEVITGKNKRGSPAPTQTAQPPKDESKEGGFFGSFFSSKNKKKMAEMEAPPAVLKASGTLNEKESMETDVIKLLITSYFNIVRRTMNDLVPKVITLNLVKHSKDLLQKELLQKLYLNEKLDDLLQESDFTVQRRDECKKMVDSLSQAAEIVASV
- a CDS encoding uncharacterized protein (Compare to YALI0F30195g, weakly similar to DEHA0E05412g Debaryomyces hansenii, similar to Saccharomyces cerevisiae YLR287C; ancestral locus Anc_6.82), which codes for MVLPRNKRRPAKPKAALKPDNPDTEKLNKLFAELTQLDEDLAATDIVWKETKSVEKKTDKTDEQIFATVSDLAKLCHAHMTKCGVAFKPPVSVDIAVHTVSDLRKVLPAFTGEYQNFVSLSDSSDAHELMQKELRIKLRDVCGGISTFSRVVQSLLKMDSKAAQTMLDNVPVGDSDDEVTDAIGNLTVEEEVKGPELSAEEQEEQIAAEAYSKQLIRVAQTWKYCNAVQEFCKTPFLDVAKRRLKETCLVMTDAVNELKEWLDNADDEDDDPFGLDDYEDTDDEAEPAAPAAPTSRSDEIVALAEKWHAKLITLFKLVQALASRYSSLCKADADATSKDRLVSVNSRIYKLAAGVDDLVTGFLMNSSVAELEGESTKLDELVRDLAKSERLSPDGSSDAVTVYIDSAFSSAYGL
- a CDS encoding uncharacterized protein (Compare to YALI0F30173g, similar to uniprot|Q02939 Saccharomyces cerevisiae YPL122c TFB2 TFIIH subunit (transcription/repair factor), similar to Saccharomyces cerevisiae TFB2 (YPL122C); ancestral locus Anc_8.620); protein product: MTSQFKNSINDYLEGLPEAVLTRLYQSPATCLAVFRLLPALARTLIMGMIFNPDPIAVADVDALVKPSSQRLKLETQKKLRLLHIFTETQAHIIINPTFKKNLRAALVGGDQNISFGVPCDTEDKHKVDVAFLDAHAVSQWEMILHFMVGTSIGRTPSDGVLNLLKHSGLMEPERGGLRITNAGFQFLLQDVNAQIWTLLLQYLNMSEYLQMDPVDVLNFIFMLGSLELGQDYSLSALSETQKHMLEDLRDYGIVYQRKASSRRFYPTRLATTLTSETAALRTASQSMEAATQDTISSSVAADSGFIILETNFRLYAYTESPLQIAVLNLFVNLKTRFANMVTGQINRDSVRFALSNGITAEQIITYLSVHAHPRMKGMEHVLPPTVVDQIKLWQLEMDRIRATDGYLFSEFKNFDEYKDVSTYAKELGVLLYENPGKRKFVSTLAGSQQIVEFVKRRNQKHRSSAN